One part of the Musa acuminata AAA Group cultivar baxijiao chromosome BXJ1-5, Cavendish_Baxijiao_AAA, whole genome shotgun sequence genome encodes these proteins:
- the LOC103983553 gene encoding uncharacterized protein LOC103983553, producing MTSGGSSSGPSADPCHKPRHPLHQIAESATHKLLLKQWMKEEEIVARRVALRESRVDAVRRQIAALYCLFFVLHSLVLLLLYHASASARPPSAACRRSWIPCLCSLVCSLAIVWAVRYKADTESVLERLLEREREDGLLLAKCVEELKRKGAEFDLLKEVDALRRAKSLRVEAKGGAAKVRKWSARDLATTVLLALSCGALGLTRFVLCDQEPRS from the coding sequence ATGACCAGCGGCGGAAGCAGCAGCGGCCCATCGGCGGACCCTTGCCACAAGCCTCGCCACCCGCTCCACCAGATCGCCGAGAGCGCCACCCACAAGCTCCTGCTCAAGCAGTGGATGAAGGAGGAGGAGATCGTCGCCCGGCGCGTCGCCCTCCGTGAGTCCCGCGTCGACGCCGTACGCCGCCAGATCGCCGCCCTCTACTGCCTGTTCTTCGTCCTCCActccctcgtcctcctcctcctgtacCACGCGTCCGCCTCCGCGAGGCCCCCCTCCGCCGCTTGCCGCCGCTCCTGGATCCCCTGCCTCTGTTCCCTCGTCTGCTCCTTGGCCATCGTGTGGGCCGTCCGGTACAAGGCCGACACGGAGAGCGTGCTGGAGCGGCTGCTGGAGCGGGAGAGGGAGGACGGGCTGCTGCTGGCCAAGTGCGTGGAGGAGCTGAAGCGGAAGGGCGCGGAGTTCGACCTGCTCAAGGAGGTGGACGCGCTGCGGCGGGCCAAGAGCCTGCGCGTCGAGGCCAAGGGCGGCGCCGCCAAGGTGCGCAAGTGGTCGGCCAGGGATCTCGCCACCACGGTGCTCCT